Proteins encoded in a region of the Variovorax sp. PAMC 28711 genome:
- a CDS encoding alpha/beta fold hydrolase produces MTTASPSLHVVREGEGPIVVLSHALGCDLHMWDGVAALLARAHTVVRYDHRNHGASEVVRGALRIEMLADDAAALIRREAAGEPVHFVGLSMGGMTAQALAVRHPELLRTVVIANSAAHYPDQAPWRARAETVAASGVEAIAGGAVLRWLTPGYVTTAEGKAAAAALHDTLVCTDAQGYIESCNAVAAIDFRESNRRIAVPTLVIGGHADEATPLAMSEAMVAAIPSARLATIDAAHLSAVERPVEFTQLLIDHWRSL; encoded by the coding sequence ATGACCACTGCATCCCCGTCGCTCCATGTCGTTCGCGAAGGCGAAGGCCCCATCGTCGTGCTGAGCCACGCGCTCGGTTGCGACCTCCACATGTGGGATGGCGTGGCCGCGCTGCTCGCCCGCGCCCACACCGTCGTTCGTTACGACCACCGAAACCACGGCGCCTCCGAGGTCGTGCGCGGCGCTTTGCGCATCGAGATGCTGGCCGACGACGCCGCCGCACTCATCCGGCGCGAGGCCGCCGGCGAGCCGGTGCATTTCGTCGGCCTGTCGATGGGCGGCATGACGGCGCAGGCGCTCGCGGTGCGTCACCCCGAGTTGCTGCGCACCGTGGTGATCGCGAACTCGGCTGCGCACTACCCCGACCAGGCGCCTTGGCGCGCACGTGCCGAAACCGTGGCCGCCAGTGGCGTCGAAGCGATCGCGGGAGGCGCCGTGTTGCGCTGGCTCACGCCGGGCTATGTCACCACGGCCGAAGGGAAGGCCGCCGCAGCGGCGTTGCACGACACGCTGGTGTGCACCGACGCACAAGGCTACATCGAGAGCTGCAACGCCGTGGCCGCCATCGACTTTCGCGAGAGCAATCGCCGCATCGCGGTGCCCACGCTGGTGATCGGCGGCCATGCCGACGAAGCCACGCCGCTCGCCATGTCGGAAGCGATGGTCGCTGCGATCCCGAGCGCGCGCCTTGCCACGATCGACGCAGCGCACCTCAGCGCGGTCGAGCGGCCGGTCGAGTTCACCCAGCTGCTGATCGACCACTGGCGCAGCCTTTAG
- a CDS encoding carboxymuconolactone decarboxylase family protein, giving the protein MTANGATPKSSDDYESGLVHRRRVLGDAWVDKSLANRNDFNAEFQELITRHAWNDIWGRPALGDKTRRYMVLSMMLGIHAYEEFAMHVRAALDGPPESRLTPEEIKEVIMMAAIYCGVPVANHAFGIAAGILREKGLLPALSSPPANTK; this is encoded by the coding sequence ATGACCGCAAACGGCGCGACCCCCAAGTCCAGCGACGACTACGAATCCGGACTCGTCCACCGGCGCCGCGTGCTGGGCGATGCGTGGGTCGACAAATCGCTGGCCAACCGCAACGATTTCAACGCCGAGTTCCAGGAACTCATCACGCGCCATGCGTGGAACGACATCTGGGGTCGCCCGGCGCTCGGCGACAAGACGCGCCGCTACATGGTGCTGTCGATGATGCTGGGCATCCACGCGTACGAAGAGTTCGCGATGCATGTGCGCGCCGCGCTCGACGGGCCGCCCGAGTCGCGCCTGACGCCCGAGGAGATCAAGGAGGTGATCATGATGGCCGCCATCTACTGCGGCGTGCCAGTTGCCAACCACGCCTTCGGCATCGCCGCCGGCATCCTGCGCGAAAAGGGCCTGCTGCCGGCCTTGTCGTCCCCACCTGCGAATACCAAATGA
- a CDS encoding TRAP transporter substrate-binding protein, producing the protein MTTYRDAVQCLKRLRSRAGVGVLPGWVLAALLCCGLSGVARAQPGPELRLRVVGGLAGVSQFTRHEERFWSHDLAALSNGRYSASIVPFDRAGVPGAEMLNLIRLGVIPFGTALLSQVAVEAPELAAPDLAGLSPDMATLRKVVSSFRPLLEKTLHERYGVEVLALYVYPAQVVFCKKPLDQLSDLAGRRVRVSGASQADFVLALKGVPVVTEFAELMSNMNSDNTQCTITGAMSGNMLGLHKITGALYTMPITWGLAVFGANQEAWTRLPPPLKTLLKTELPKLEAAVWAESERETLEGVACNAGADSCTRGSKGAMSVVRPSDADDKRRRDIFGREVLGAWVQRCGAGCVQVWDQSIGPAMGLKAPAVK; encoded by the coding sequence ATGACCACCTATCGCGACGCCGTCCAATGCCTGAAAAGGCTGCGCAGCCGTGCGGGTGTCGGAGTGCTGCCGGGGTGGGTGCTGGCGGCGTTGCTGTGCTGCGGACTGTCGGGTGTTGCGCGTGCGCAGCCGGGGCCGGAGCTGCGACTTCGGGTCGTCGGCGGGTTGGCGGGTGTCAGCCAGTTCACGCGGCACGAGGAGCGGTTCTGGTCGCACGACCTGGCGGCATTGAGCAACGGGCGCTACAGCGCGAGCATCGTGCCCTTCGACCGCGCGGGGGTGCCGGGCGCCGAAATGCTGAACCTGATCCGCCTCGGCGTCATCCCGTTCGGCACCGCCTTGCTGAGCCAGGTCGCGGTCGAGGCGCCGGAGCTGGCGGCGCCCGACCTGGCGGGGCTCAGTCCCGACATGGCGACCTTGCGCAAGGTGGTGTCGTCGTTCCGGCCGCTGCTCGAGAAAACCCTGCACGAGCGCTACGGCGTCGAGGTGCTCGCGCTCTACGTCTATCCGGCTCAGGTGGTCTTCTGCAAAAAGCCGCTCGACCAGTTGTCCGATCTCGCCGGGCGGCGGGTGCGGGTGTCGGGCGCGAGCCAGGCCGACTTCGTCCTCGCATTGAAGGGCGTGCCGGTGGTGACCGAGTTCGCGGAGCTGATGTCCAACATGAATTCGGACAACACGCAGTGCACCATCACCGGGGCGATGTCGGGCAACATGCTCGGCTTGCACAAGATCACGGGCGCGCTGTACACGATGCCGATCACCTGGGGGCTCGCGGTGTTCGGTGCCAACCAGGAGGCCTGGACCCGTCTCCCGCCCCCGTTGAAGACGCTGCTCAAGACCGAGCTGCCCAAGCTGGAAGCCGCGGTCTGGGCAGAGTCGGAGCGCGAGACGCTCGAAGGCGTGGCCTGCAATGCGGGCGCCGACAGCTGCACGCGCGGCAGCAAGGGCGCGATGAGCGTTGTGCGACCTTCCGATGCGGACGACAAGCGACGCCGCGACATCTTCGGTCGGGAAGTGCTCGGCGCCTGGGTGCAACGCTGCGGCGCCGGCTGCGTGCAGGTCTGGGATCAGAGCATCGGTCCGGCCATGGGCCTCAAGGCGCCGGCCGTCAAGTGA